Part of the Zingiber officinale cultivar Zhangliang chromosome 6A, Zo_v1.1, whole genome shotgun sequence genome, TGAGGAGCTTAtcgaagaccatatatagatTTCTTAATTTGACAAAGATGAGTtgaaaattatggatgaataAACCCATGTGTTgttccataaatataatttcctcaagatgaccatgaaaGAATGCATTAGAAATGTCTAGTCGTCGTACAAGTCAATTAGAACTAATAactatcaataataataatatgatagatgtaattttgatgactggacTAAAGATATCATTAAAATCAATAACTTGTTGATTaaaacctttggctactagtcaaGCATTGTGTGATTTAGGAGAACCATCAGTTTGATACTTAAGATGAAATACTCATTTAGAACCCACAATATTCATAGAGGAGGTGCACGGAACTAGACTCTATATTCCATTGCAAAGAAGTACATCAAATTCTATAGCTATTGTGCTACTCCAATTTGAATCCTTACTTGCATGTGAAAAATAAGTtggttctgttggtgcaatatccctcaggtcaaggttgacctgggtaaccaagctgagtcttggtttgggtttagatgtttgacaataagatattgattgaagaagagtcaagtaggtcaaggttgactggatacttgactgggaagtcctaactgggatgttaggcagaagaaaagtcctggtgagtgaagccaggcaaaagtcctggtgaggcagcaggaagtcctagtgagtgaagctaggcgatggaaaaCCCTGAGGAagcgtgaaagtcctagtgagtgaagctaggatgaaaaccctagtgagtgaagctaggtgaaagtcccgtgagtgaagccaggcaggaaaatccggatggatcaaggatgatcggacatcagaaagtccaagtaggtcaaaggattgattggatacttggcatgaaagaaaagtccaagtaggtcaaagggattgaccggatacttggcagagaaaagtccaagtgggtcgaagggattgaccggacacttggtaagggagtcctagcggtcaaggagtgactagatgctaggcatgacataccaacagagtcaaggttgaccggatgttggttgggaggtttaggacttggttttggacaaaaccaagtgttggatcgatcgatggatcgatccgggctctggatcgatcaatggatcgatccggaccTATCAATGacagaaactcggatcgatccgtggatcgatcgaggtcaatcgatcggtggatcgattgggacgctgccgctaagcgccggatcgatccgtggatcgatccagcgggtttccaagcgctggatcgatccgtggatcgatccaaagcctcccgatcgattgggaacattgaatcgatcgggatccgaccgttgacatcgtttatagctgcgcGTTCGATGGTCGCTGGCGATTTCACCGATTCATtcgattcatcacagctcctcccggactctctaagctcctcaccggttcttgaaggttcttggaggttcatccaagtcaagaggcgagttgcaacgagaagaagaagaagctagggtttttactgcatctcttgtaagcttttgcttattctttactaccctttcttctacttgtattgagagtcttgtagggcttctccgccttcggtagttaccgaaaaggagtgtttattagtggaggtgtgtgtgtgtgcgtggatccttggactagtcacctcttgtgaggtggataccaagtaaaatcctattgttagcattgttgtagtttgtttctttgtattccgctgcgcatcacttcgaagaaacaagcaacgaagcacgacgagcacacgcgaagctattcacccctaaCAGGTTCAACAGATTTTGAATAGATCACTAGAACTTGTTGAAGAGGACATTGGGTTACTATTGGTGGGCAACGTTCATAGATgtcacttaagggaagcatccgatgagaagcattatcatctgaatcacttatTGACGGTGATAAGAAAGTATGCTGACATGATGATTTTGATGATGTACTTGTATTATCCGAAGATCCAAAGCTAGAAAGGATATTATATACGACTGGTGAGACTTCTGAGAGTAGACATAGAACGGGTTCCAACATATTATCCCTTCTGATATTGTGAGCGCATCCTGCTCTTGTTGGAGGAGTAACTTGAGGTGATTCTGATGACAtaggggagttattagagagctctAGAGCAGGATTTAGGATGTCATCACTCCCGACAATGTTAGGTGTCATTAAGCAGGTGTCACATTTATCTAGAGGAGAGATTGAAGACGCTGCTGAGAAAGGGAAtaaagactcatcaaaagtaacatgccGTGAAATATATATCCATCTTGTTGGTATATACAAGTAACAAAACTCATGGTGTAAATTATTATAACCAAAGAAAAGACATTATAGTGAAAGAGAGCCAACTTTGTGTTTAGAGTAGGGGTGCAACAACGGAATATGTGTGCAATAAAAAATTCGAAGAAAAGTGTAGTCAGGAGTCTAATCATAAAGTTTTCCTAAAGGGCACTTATAATTGAGCAATAAAGTAGAAAGTCAATTTTTGATATATACTACAGTACAAAtaacttcatcccaaaatttacgtgAAACTGATGCATAATGGAGAAGAGTTAAGGTAGTTTCaactataaatttatattttctcTTAGCAGAGCCATTTTACTTTAGATTGTGAGGACAAAAGACTCGATGAACAATTTCACAAGAGATAAGATGACAATGAAGAGCTTGATATTTACTTCCCTAATCAAAATAAAGAGAGGGTATTTTACTATTAAAATAtcgtttaacttatttttgacaATGATAGAATATGTCTAATAAATCATATTTCTATCTCATAGGATAGAACCagatatatttactaaaatgatcaatgaatgtgaCATAATATAGAAAACCTCGATTAGACAAGATAAGTGCAGGTCCTCAAACATTCGAATGAATTATTTTAAGTAGAAAATTAGAATATAATCGGATGAAGAAAAATGTATCTTATAACTTTTAGATTTCATATAAGCACTACATaaatgagatggagaggaggtaaaaGAAGTAGGTAAATCATACATATTGATGCTTGACTTAACAATGTCAAAAGAAGGATGACTAAGTCGGGTAAGCTAAGCTGATGTATTTGTATGTTCACACAGTGTTATCAAGAGAAAACTGATGCTTGGAgagtaaatttttattaatagatggaacatgaaagatgtTGTGTATGTGAAAAGTACGATTGaataaatgaatatatgtgtttTCAAGATTAGCAATTTATAAATATGAATTATCACCTACTTGTATCATATCTGAACCAAAACAAGACATTACTTCTGTAAGGATATTATgatctgatgtgacatgatgaatTACAAGTCCAGTGTTAGTATATCATTCAGTAAATAAAAATCCTGATGATTTATTCAGAATAGACATAGACGAGCATGCTTTGAGATATGCTTGTGAAATGGTTGATTGTCTTAAAAGTGTAGAACCATTGACAAAATTTGTGTCAAATTATTTAGAATATTTAGTACCAATATGTCCTACTAGATAAATTTGACATCTTTTATAAGTACTGAcattgaaaataaaaaggaaaaagaaaaaagggaaagaaagaaaaggaaaacgaTGATAGGGGACTTAGGAAAAGATATTAGAAAGGAAAAATTCGAAGGAAGAGCAGAAATCCGGTGCATGGGAGGAGGAAGGTCGGGTGAGCAGCGCGGCTTGGGACGATGATAGAAAAAAAAACTGCAACGGAAAATATATTAGCACAAATACAACAATGTATTAGAAAGGGAGTTCCAATTTATTGAGCACTCGGTCCATTGACCAACTAATAAGACCGATTCATAAGGAAAGAATTTTTAACAATTATTATGCCTTATACTAATTTGATTTATTGAATGATTCTCTGTTATTATGGTGATCAATCTATAATAAATCCTGCTCTACTAGTTTGCATTTAAGTATTCCCTTAAAGATACAGAAGTTTTACAATAGGCATCGATAATTGCATGGACTCAATCATGGCAGAGCTACCAACTTAATGTCTTCGTTCCTCATCTACACTTCATATTTACAGAGATCTTCAAAGCCCATGTACTCGTGATGCTCAATTTTGTAAATCATGTTGGAAATGCCAACCCCACCTGTCAAGCATCAGGATACATACATAGTGTTAGCACTAGGAGCTAGATCAGAAAATGGAAGATGGCTACTGACCGAGAGAAACAGCGCTGAcgaagattgtgaaggaaagaaTGAAGATAATGAGAGAAGCTCTCCCCAGTATTTCAATGATCTTCCTCACTATGTGTTGGCCGATGATTGCCGCAACCAGTGCGACCGCCACCATGTACAATGCTGCCCAATTGTGAGAAAAACAGAGCAAGTGTCAATGGCCACGAAGCAGTACTGATTCACACAACAGAACGATCGAGATGGAAATGTGGAGCTGTTGGACGTTACCATACGGGACTGGGAACCGATTCAGAAGGTAGTACTCCACGACGGACATGGAAGAAGAAAATGTCATTGCAAAAGTTGCGGTGGCGCTTGAGACCTGGGGAAAGATTAAGCTGTTCTTCAGTAATTCAGACATTTTAATCCAGAACCATGGTTGTCACAGTGAAGCACAAATTAACCTGGGGAGGAATGCCAAGTTCCAAGAATACAGGGCCCAAGATGAAGCCTCCTCCGAGGCCAAGAAGCCCTCCAACTACTCCAGCAAGAACACCAATCAAGCAGTAGGAAACGAGCTGCAAAACTGTAAAACCTATTTCTTCATTCCCCTTTGATGATATTACTCTCTTTCCCTTGTATAAGCTAATAGCCTCGTATCCTGCAACTCCCAGTGATACAGGAACCTGAACAAGTTTTTTTGCATTAAAATCTAATCAAAGTCAAGCATTTCTGCTTAAGAAAAACAATGGATTACCTGAAGAAAGTTCAGAATCCAATACCAAAGAGAACATGTTGACGTATAATTTTGCTGGAGGTACAAGAACACATGCAACTGTGAGTGATTTAATTGAAAGAAAGATAATTAATGGACCTAGTGAATTCTCCAGAACAGATTGGTTCACCTTCAAAATTTGCAGGATGAGGAAAGCTACCCATACGAAGCAAAGAAGACCAAGCTCCTTCCAGCAAACATTTTCCAACAGTGGAGCCTGCAATGTTTGATCTTACATGTGAGTCTCATGTGATAACTGGTGGCACAAAAAAGGTTCTGAGTGCTTCCTTCATACCTCTCCTCGAagcaccttctcctcttctctatTTGAATTCCCAGGAGCAGAAGGGAGAGCTTTGTATTCTGTTTCTTCACTCCCTATGTGATATAGAACAGCAATTTAAGCAAAAATTTGCCATGTACAATGTCGAGGGGGAAAAAAAAGAAGGCTTGGCAACTTACCATTGTACTCTATACGCTTTTTTGCCTCCTAGATTTCGAAGAAAATATGTAAGGCAAACTGTGATTCAATAGAGAAAGAAGCAAAATCCTGTTCTATGATAAACTAAGAACACTGCTCACCCTCTTCACAATTGTCTCTGTCTTCCATGTCTCGACCCCCTTCAGAAAAGCCTTGGTTGACGTGCCTATCAAGAGAAGCCATACAACATAAACTTCTGCAAACAGTCTGAAGCAgcaaatgcaaaactgaaaggaaaTAGAATGGCATAATTACCTATGAAGAGGATAATTAGAAGGACAGTGACCATCCAATCTGCAAAGATGACATTGAAAGAGACTCCAATACTAATCCCCAGCATGAGCATTGGTTGGAAAAGCAAAGCCAAATCGTAGTCGATGATCGGCATGTCTAGAGTGGGATGCCTGAGCTTAAGGTTGTACCAAACTGTTGATCCGGCTGCACCCATGATCATACCTATCCAAAGAATTGTGAACACAGACAAGAAGAATAAGCATGGATCAATGAACTTAGTAAGGTAGAATAGTATTTGCAACGCAAAAACAAAGAACAATCAAGTTAAGTTTCTCTTGTTAAGCTTTCAGAAAACATCATTTACTGGCATTGATGCACAAATTGGGATGATGAGGGTTCTAAAGTCAATAACGCAAACAGAACATAGTCTCTCACATTTTGATATGGCAGTGGAAGATTTGGCGTCGAATCCAATGATGAGAGTGAGCATGGGAACATATATTCCACCACCACCGATGCCTCCGACGCTCCCAAATGCTGAGCCCAAGAACCCGATGATGGTTCCGACAACGATTTGCCACCCAAATTTCATAGGCTTCAAGAGGAAACcaatggaaaaagaaaaaaagacaaTTTTCTCAAGAGATCGACCGCCAGAAGACAGAAAAGAGACAAGAATAGAGTCTGAAAAATCAAAAATTACCGGCCAGACGTGCTGGTAGGAAGACTCATCGGGCCGCCACAGGAAGTCGACCACCCTGAGCACGTAATCGGACAGTCCGACCTCTTCCGCTTTAACAGCCTCGGCCACCGCCCCCTCCGACCGCAGTCGACGCTCCGCGGAGACCGCCACGAAAGCCGCCAGAGAAACCACAACCGCCGTCAGAAAATGAGCGCTCCGCCACTTGGGTTCCATTTCCCCCCTCTTTGGCCCCCTCCTCGCGCGTGCGCCTAAAAAAATCTAAACTTTACTCGCCTGCTCGAGTTCTCCGCTAAAATCACGTCCCTAGCTAAAGGAAGAAGCGCAGGTGTGGGAAGCCAAAAAACAGAGATTCAAAGATCGACGCCGCCGGTCTCCGACGTCGGGCAAGCAGAGCGGAGAGCAGCAGCGGTTGTGGCCACGAGTTCGGAACCAGCACACGGGTGAGAAGCGGAAGAGCCACATTTAAAGAGCTTTTATTACGAAAATGCCCCTGGAGTTGGTGTTTATTTACGTTAGCGTGGGTAGTTTTTCCGGTATAATTCGCCCAGGAGGGTATTTACCTGGttcatatttcattttttttactaataaaTTATTCCTTAAtccttttataattaattaaataccaaTGTCACATAATATCATGCATGGCATTAATCAATGGAAATTGACCCATCATTTACTATCATTTATGTTCCACTGTGACAACAAATGAATATACTTGTTGTTAGTGCTCTTGTCAATTTATCTTAGATCTTAGGATCAATttgaaggagataaatcacggataactaataatttttgaaataataactaacatataagggaggtatttatctcgattttacCGAAATTCGAACCCCAAATCTTATTGTAACAACACCTCATATGTTAGTCACTAAATTCATCCGAAGGGCACTATCATTTATGTTCCACGGACTTATCCCAAGTATAGCACAACTGGAATGCATGATTTCATGGCCAAGAAATCTAAGATTGGATCCTCGAGATATTATTATCTAGAATTAATATTCCGACCATGTACTTTCACCATCTATGTAATTTTTATACTCTTTCAAAATGACATAATGACATGGGATAATACTGGAGGAGTTTTTGGAGCACGTATTATCATCTTTTACTATACTAAAGTGGATTCGAAGCTCCTTTTTGGCACGTCAAGTTGTTAAGAATTTAAAAGATCAATTGAAATGGACTTTGAATTATTGAAGGGCCATCTAAGTATATCTATCAATTTTGAGTTGCTCTTATGGATTGAATTGTTAATGAATGATAGCCTTTGAGGACCATCTCTGGACGAGCCTACTTTACTAACAGAAGAAAAGGACACAcacgggaaaaaaaaaaaaaactatttcaacTCACACATTTGAGCACGACATAATTTTTTCGTGTCGATGATTTTTCCTGAATTTTATCCTAGATTTTTACTCTTGTTGCTAgttaaaattttagattttcaGTGTCATACGTTTTTTAGGGCTTAGATACTGAGTTTGATCCATTTGACCTGCTTAACTCATTTAACGCTACTAGCTTGACTGATTCAACTAACTCACatgctcaaattttttttttttttggctccaACTAATTAAGAATTTTGGGTTAAATCCAAAACATATCTcgataataataaatttataattttttttgaataaaTGAATAGATATTATTTCTTGACTAGATTTCTAAAGAGTAACATAAAATTATCAAATAATGTTTAAATTGGTAAGAATCATAGAATGATTGGAAGATTTTGGAGGGTATCTAACGTAGCATGAcaagacaaaaggaaaaaaacaaacaGACAACAATTCTTGAAAATGTTAAATTGAAGATGTATCTATCGATCGAcatcaaatttaaacttaaaaaaaaaaagacacgtAATTACGTGTCTAAATAAACAAGTATGAAAAGAACCGTCCATTTCTTATGAAATAGGTAATTGCAATGCACAATCAACTCGTGTAAGACCGATAGCAACGTAAGAGTTGACTAGGACCACATGagcttttgaaaaataataattatccatTGGAAGACCAATTTTTCTCCTTCGTAAATCTGTTCGGATGATCTAATagttaatatataaaataatattatatctaGAGTTTAAATCTGgataaaatcgagataaatatgATATATgagagaatttaaaattaaaatttttttaagtagttatctattaattaagtttagtttattttttatatttaattttattttaaatcttaggaACCAAGTCTTGAttgttaatttatcctaaatcttagagaataagtctagttggttatttttctgtttagatttttttgaagATTTTGAGAGTCATATAAACATATGCTTAGATGATATTTGGtgacaagttattttgatattgaatcaattggtttcgcTTAAGCTACGTTATggctacatctcttttgttctttatttttcgctcttattttctcaagaaggcTTTTTAAAACCTATCTTGAACTACTTCTTAGTTTGTTATTTCTCTCTTGTTTCTTTTTAATCCCTCTGTAACTTCATACTCCAGAATAATCTATATTTTGCTTGGTGTCAGTTGGTATTAGAGCTCATTAAGATCCAATGGAGGGTCGTCGTGGATGTAGGAtcgaatgagtgcgatagaggaAGGGTGAATATCGtgctcttttaaaaaacttttcttttcatattttaaaaataatcagaatatgcagcggaaagtaaaagactCAGTTCGGTTATTTGGTTTgaagcctaggtcgactcttactccaaggcccgcgatcctggACCACACCGATGGGCATCCACTAAGACCCTTCTTTCTGAAATcatcggaaagaagcagatcgtacaaatgtaaatagaagatagtaacagactactatcttcttttaaatcaaatacaatgcaagctttaaataattataccGACAAGAGTAGAAAATGAAGCTCAGTCGGCCGGATGAAGTTGCTTGCTTGAAGATGTGcagaagacttgtagcacgagtAGCTTGTGCAAAGATGAACTTTAAATCGATCAGAATCCGTTCcacagcctcagacctcgagtTCTCTTTTATAAGAGTCATTGACttttggtcgaccaatccccaggttcgatcgaccgaaccagctcccttccatcttcgttGAGATctatgctgattcgatcttcggcattTACTGTTATTAAAgtgtttgatcgaccgatcacctttttcgatcgatcgaacagagagtttccctgttcgtcgagattagCACTTAATGTTGCATTGATGAGGTatcgttcggtcaaccgatctgttggttcggtcgaccgatcagcttagcTTCCTTTTTTGCTTCTGATCGAACTAATTTGTGCTACATCGTCAGGGTTAtgtcgaccgatcctttggttcggttgatcgatcaagCTCTGATCGGATTTAGTCTGAACCTGTGTCTGTTTTGAGTtagcctggttcggtcgaccaatccttctgttcgatcgaccgatctagtcgaacctgcaaaacagagttaaatagtataatcctgtaaaacaaagattaacacagtaatatatataaaatgcatgagtaataataatagacagtcttgatctcaacttgaa contains:
- the LOC121995714 gene encoding sulfite exporter TauE/SafE family protein 3-like, encoding MEPKWRSAHFLTAVVVSLAAFVAVSAERRLRSEGAVAEAVKAEEVGLSDYVLRVVDFLWRPDESSYQHVWPPMKFGWQIVVGTIIGFLGSAFGSVGGIGGGGIYVPMLTLIIGFDAKSSTAISKCMIMGAAGSTVWYNLKLRHPTLDMPIIDYDLALLFQPMLMLGISIGVSFNVIFADWMVTVLLIILFIGTSTKAFLKGVETWKTETIVKREAKKRIEYNGSEETEYKALPSAPGNSNREEEKVLRGEAPLLENVCWKELGLLCFVWVAFLILQILKQNYTSTCSLWYWILNFLQVPVSLGVAGYEAISLYKGKRVISSKGNEEIGFTVLQLVSYCLIGVLAGVVGGLLGLGGGFILGPVFLELGIPPQVSSATATFAMTFSSSMSVVEYYLLNRFPVPYALYMVAVALVAAIIGQHIVRKIIEILGRASLIIFILSFTIFVSAVSLGGVGISNMIYKIEHHEYMGFEDLCKYEV